From Thalassoglobus sp. JC818, the proteins below share one genomic window:
- a CDS encoding acetylxylan esterase codes for MRSHTSLHVFVALLFSSLMLSTNVRAEDDSNWLPKFLEAETQKCAELTVAAMSNLDTWKQKKPEYLQQLQQMLGLSPWPERTPLNAKVTATHQRDGVIVENIVFESMPGLYVTGNFYRPETQTEPLPAILYVCGHARVRENGINYGNKVSYHHHGVWFAQNGYVCLTIDTIQLGEIEGLHHGTYREGMWWWHNRGYTPAGVEAWNGIRSLDYLESRPEVDSKRFGMTGRSGGGAYTWWVAALDERIAAAVPVAGITSLQNHVIDDCIEGHCDCMFQVNAYQWDFPIVAALIAPRPLLISNTDKDSIFPLDGVVDVYMKTRHLYELYGQLDHIGLNITEGPHKDTQRLQVSAFHWFNRFLKGEDQPIESVAEKIFTKEELKVFDTIPADERTSTIHESFVPIADLQIPQTTSEQLELANKLQSELLKTSFRNWPNSDSDGPVQFEPVQETKSDGLMLREFKLASDASCSLPVFVVLSDQVSTPKALEFVVCDDSTWSRFAKQVGEHFPTHPNVTVSNQAENQTLEADEAVDVSMLIESLRESDSLKGKALAFLAPRGFGASAWPSELRAATHAKRRLALLGHTLDSLRVFDIVEACKGLHQQPEFSNVELTVSGPKDIAGVVTTAALISPLIDRVELPSADQVSPPELLMSDQVVPFDTLTKLVALTKVQAENE; via the coding sequence ATGCGAAGTCACACCAGCTTGCATGTTTTCGTCGCGCTGCTGTTTTCCAGCCTTATGCTGTCGACCAATGTCAGGGCCGAAGACGATTCCAACTGGCTGCCCAAGTTTCTCGAAGCGGAAACGCAAAAGTGTGCTGAGTTGACTGTCGCAGCGATGTCGAATCTCGACACCTGGAAGCAAAAGAAACCGGAGTACCTCCAACAGCTTCAGCAGATGCTAGGACTTTCCCCCTGGCCTGAACGAACACCTCTCAATGCAAAAGTGACAGCGACTCATCAACGCGACGGCGTGATCGTCGAGAACATTGTGTTCGAGTCAATGCCCGGCCTGTATGTGACAGGCAACTTCTACCGCCCGGAAACACAAACTGAGCCACTGCCTGCCATTCTTTACGTGTGTGGTCATGCCCGAGTTCGTGAGAATGGAATCAACTACGGTAATAAGGTCAGCTATCACCATCATGGTGTCTGGTTTGCACAGAACGGATACGTCTGCTTGACCATCGACACGATTCAGCTTGGCGAGATTGAAGGCTTGCACCACGGAACTTACCGCGAAGGAATGTGGTGGTGGCACAATCGCGGATACACGCCCGCCGGTGTGGAAGCCTGGAACGGAATTCGGTCGCTGGACTATCTTGAGTCTCGCCCGGAAGTCGACTCCAAGCGATTTGGAATGACAGGGCGTTCAGGTGGAGGCGCTTACACCTGGTGGGTCGCCGCTCTCGACGAACGCATCGCCGCAGCGGTCCCCGTTGCTGGGATCACAAGCCTCCAGAATCATGTGATCGACGATTGCATCGAGGGGCACTGCGACTGCATGTTTCAGGTGAACGCCTATCAATGGGACTTTCCGATTGTCGCAGCTTTGATCGCCCCGCGTCCGCTATTGATCTCCAACACTGACAAAGACTCCATCTTCCCTTTGGATGGAGTTGTTGATGTCTACATGAAGACGCGACACCTGTACGAATTGTACGGTCAGCTTGATCACATCGGCCTCAACATCACAGAGGGACCGCATAAAGACACGCAACGCTTACAAGTCAGCGCATTTCATTGGTTCAACCGTTTCCTCAAAGGCGAGGACCAACCCATTGAATCCGTCGCTGAAAAGATCTTTACCAAAGAAGAACTGAAAGTCTTCGACACGATCCCAGCAGATGAACGAACATCAACCATTCACGAATCGTTCGTTCCCATTGCCGATCTTCAGATTCCTCAAACCACCTCGGAACAACTTGAACTCGCCAATAAACTGCAATCCGAACTCTTGAAGACGAGTTTCCGCAACTGGCCGAACTCGGACAGCGACGGCCCAGTCCAATTCGAACCTGTTCAAGAAACGAAGAGCGATGGACTCATGCTGCGAGAGTTCAAACTCGCCAGCGACGCAAGTTGCAGCCTTCCCGTCTTCGTGGTCTTGAGTGATCAAGTAAGCACGCCGAAGGCATTGGAATTCGTCGTTTGTGACGACTCCACATGGAGCAGATTTGCGAAACAAGTCGGCGAGCATTTTCCGACTCATCCGAATGTCACCGTTTCCAATCAAGCTGAGAACCAAACTCTGGAAGCAGATGAGGCTGTGGACGTTTCGATGCTGATTGAATCATTGAGAGAGTCTGACTCTTTAAAAGGAAAAGCACTCGCCTTCCTCGCTCCACGTGGGTTTGGGGCTTCCGCATGGCCGTCCGAACTCCGCGCAGCCACGCATGCGAAACGAAGGCTTGCTCTCCTCGGTCACACCTTGGACAGCCTGAGAGTCTTTGACATCGTGGAGGCCTGCAAAGGGCTGCACCAACAACCAGAATTCTCAAATGTAGAACTGACAGTTTCCGGCCCTAAAGATATTGCAGGAGTCGTGACAACCGCCGCCCTGATTTCGCCATTGATCGATCGCGTCGAACTGCCGTCAGCCGATCAAGTTTCTCCACCGGAATTGTTGATGTCCGATCAAGTTGTTCCGTTCGATACGTTGACGAAGCTTGTGGCACTGACGAAGGTGCAAGCCGAAAACGAATAG